Proteins encoded in a region of the Canis lupus familiaris isolate Mischka breed German Shepherd chromosome 1, alternate assembly UU_Cfam_GSD_1.0, whole genome shotgun sequence genome:
- the GJE1 gene encoding putative gap junction epsilon-1 protein: MSLNYIRNFYEGCVKPPTVIGQFHTLFFGSVRMFFLGVLGFAVYGNEALHFSCDPDKREINLFCYNQFRPITPQVFWALQLVIVLVPGAIFHLYAACKSINQECILQKPIYTVIYILSVLLRISLEVIAFWLQIHLFGFQVKALYLCDAGSLGKKFTIIKCMVPEHFEKTIFLIAMYTFTVITVVLCVAEVFEIIFRRLCFLIRQ; the protein is encoded by the exons ATGTCTCTAAATTACATCAGAAACTTCTATGAAGGATGT GTGAAGCCTCCAACCGTGATCGGTCAATTCCACACCCTTTTCTTTGGATCAGTAAGAATGTTCTTCCTTGGGGTATTAGGCTTTGCAGTCTATGGGAATGAGGCTTTGCACTTCAGTTGTGATCcagacaaaagagaaataaatctcttttgTTACAATCAGTTCAGGCCAATCACTCCACAA GTGTTCTGGGCGTTACAACTAGTGATTGTCCTGGTTCCTGGAGCTATTTTCCATCTTTATGCTGCATGTAAAAGCATCAATCAAGAATGCATTCTTCAAAAGCCTATCTACACTGTAATTTATATCCTCTCTGTTTTATTAAGAATTAGTCTAGAGGTGATAGCATTTTGGCTTCAGATTCACCTCTTTGGTTTCCAAGTTAAAGCCCTCTACCTGTGTGATGCTGGATCTCTTGGGAAAAAATTTACTATTATAAAATGCATGGTGCCAGAACACTTTGAGAAGACCATTTTTCTCATTGCAATGTATACATTTACTGTGATTACAGTGGTATTATGTGTTGCTGAAGTTTTTGAGATCATATTTAGAAGATTATGCTTTCTAATCAGGCAATGA